Within the Onychostoma macrolepis isolate SWU-2019 chromosome 14, ASM1243209v1, whole genome shotgun sequence genome, the region ttactttttatagGAAAGCACCACCCTTATTTTCTTgtgcataaataataatagtaataataataataaataatttcaaccCACTAGAAAACAGCATAGTGAATCTCGAATCTCTGCCATACTTGTTAAATTTTATACCTGACATTTACtagataaaaatacattttctaaacACTCCTGTATACAATCACAGTCTGAAAGAGTGCATGGTTGAGTCCTTCATAATTCCCTTTTCAAGCAGAGATAACAGATTTTGGAGGTGGCTTTCACCAGTGTATTCGCGTTTCAGTAGATATAATTATTCTGCCATCTAATGGTTGTACTGTTCATAAATATCTGAAAACTCTGCTGCCTTATTGCATTTCTCTTTACTCTGCATAATGCATAAAACTAGATTTTCACATTCTCTGAAGAATGTGTTTGTACATGATACTAGCttgttatgcagttgctatgATATTCAATGTTTTAACTGTTAAGTGTTGTTGTTTACTGGCCCATGTCAAACATGCCCACCCTGCCCACCCACAAGTCTGTAAGGCAAGGTGGAACATTCACTGAAATCATAGCAGGACAGAAAGGAAAACACGGACAGTGTATTTCAGTAAATGGAGAGAACACAGTCGATATGCGGACATGTGGGTGGTTTCTCTTTGGTTATATAGGAATAATAAATGTGAGTGGCACTTATGTATTGACTGTTATATAATGCAGTGGTGGCACATTCACATATTTAAAGTActgcaaataaaatttataaaaggGCTGATTTTTCACACAGGACAAATTCAGTCACTACATACAGTGTTTTAATATTGTGCAATGTACTGGTCAGATTGTAACCTTCAATGCAGCCACaaacaatcaaatattttttcagcAATGTTTAAGGTTTGAAATGTCTACTAAAATCTCAAATAGatcttattattaatatatatgacAATAACAATACCAAActtatagaaaataaaaagatcTTTAAACATGTCTAAGAAAAACTTCTATTGTactgtacagttttttttcacagaaaaatcgttaatcattttcaaatttgTTCTATATGccctaaaatgtaagttaccTAAATCTTCAAAAGATACTTTTGAACCAATCTAaggcataataataataataaaacacaggcacacgcatgcacacacccAAATAGTAATGAATTATCTTCCaatattcaattaaatataatatcagACATTCAAAAGCCCTATAAATCAGTAAAACGTGGGAAAGCTAGTGAATGTACAGTAACCTCTCACTTTAGAATATTTAGATGCACTGGTTTTTGGAAATTTAGGTATGACTTTCAATTTCCATATTGTGCATATTCATATTCCTTAACTTTTGATTAAATAGTTAAAGGGGATTTAAATACTTCAGGGATTGTAGTGGTATTTTATTTGGTTTCTGTAGCACTGGAGTGTCCAAGTCTGCTTCTGGATGACCACTTTCATgcttcaaccctaattaaagacatctgaaccagctaatgaaggtcttcaggattataAGAAACTTCAAGGCAGTTGTGTTGAAGCAGCCTAGCTCAACTCTGCAGGATCGCTGCCCTCCAGGAACAGAAATGGGCACCTTTGCTGTAGGTGCTACAGAAAGCCATTCACTTTCATACTTGGAACAGACAAAACAAGATGACAGTGCCTCTGGCATTTTAATAGTGCTTTTATCAAAAGCACTTTATCAAATATCATTAGTCTCCTTGCACTTCGAAGTTCAGTCTAATACTGCAGTGTATGCCAATGGTCAAAAACTAGCTTCACACAGATACATCTGTAGTAGCTACAGTACCGTCCACCTCAGCTGAGAGCAGAGGGTGGAACAGGAAATTGAAGGCGAACGCAAAGGCTTTTCTGGCGCTAACCCTCCAGTCCTGCTCGATCTTGACCTGTTGTTGTATTGGTACAAGCGGTGAGGCACATGTCTTGCAGCGCAAGGCTTTGAGCTCAAACACTGGCCATTTGCTGCCCAGTCTACCCTCAAGTACCGTGCTGAACTCCACCACGCTGCCTGAGCTGAGTGCCAGTAAGACGTGGCGAAATTCATTACTAGCCCGCAGCACAATGTCTTTGGTGGCATCATCAAAATCATGTGCCCCATTGCGCCCCTTCTGCGGCATCCCCAAAGTTACTTCAAACTTGTAGTAGTCAAAACGTTTGACATGGCACTTATGCTTTGCAAGGGCCTTGAGCTGACACAGTGGTTCAGCGGGTCCTGTCTGGGTCTCTTCACAAGCAGGATACTCCTCACCGTATAGACATCGGACCCAGTCCGCTATAAAGACGGGTAGAAGGTTGATGACAGCTTGCACGCCGTTCTCAATCTCAGTGACCCGAACATACTTAAACCGGCCCTCCCACGTCACCCGGTGTCCCTCCAAGTGGCTGCAGAGGATCTGGGCATGTGCCATGTTACGCTCCTTCCAGGCACGAGGACCACACAGGTCGCTGTACTCCTGCCAAGTCAGGGTGGAGTTGTATACCTTCATCCCCTCCGAACGGTACACGTAGAACCAGCTGAAGAGCACCAGAGCTGAAATCCACACAAGGATCAACTTAACCACACTGCTATGCCGCAAAGAGCGCAGCACTGCCAAGGGCGACACGCTAAAACGTGTCCACCAGCGCAGCAGAACAGGCAGCACGCAAACGCATACCGttacaatcatttttttcagttccaGTGCGAGGAACCACTGCACTAGCTGCACCAGCATTACGGCTGCTAAAGCCAGCGATAACACCGGCAAAGCAAAGAAGAAAAGGAGGTAGCCCACAGCTGTGCGCATAAGCCCCAATAGAGTGGACTCTTGCAACAGCGTCACGGACAGTTCAAACCAGATGAAGCACACCAGGTAGGGCAGCAGCACACAGTAGGTGCCACGTGCACCACCTGCTGTGGCCATACGGGAACACAGGTAGAGGAGGTAGAGATACAGAACACAAGGCACACCCACATGCAGTACCAACTGATCTCCAAGGTGCATGCTGAGCCAAGTGCCACCAACTATACGACCCACCCAGCCTCCCAGCAACTGATTCATGAAAGCAGAAATGGTGGAGGCAACCTGGGAGAGCAGAGCAAATTTGGCATGCTGCTGCGCTATTGGTCGCAGGCTTAAATAGCTGCTTACAGTGAAAAAGATTGCAACTGTAGCCAGTTCTGAACATGGCAACCAGGACTTGTCTGCCACAGGAAACGAAAGGATGAGGAAAAACGCAGAAAGGAGGAAGTAGAGGTATGACTCAAGGTGGTTCCATGTGAAGTTGGACTCAGCCTGCTCAAGGTCAATCCCCGGCTCAAAATGAGACAACATGGCCGTCAGTGCTCGAAAGTTTTCCCATGCCTTGCTGTTCTGGAAGACTCGGAGCGTGCAGATTACCATTGACACGAAGGAGAGGTAGAATATAATGAGGGGAATGACAAGGACAAAGAACTCCAGGGTTAGGTTGGAGATGATGAAGAAGAAGATGAGGGCATTGATGTGATGAGTAGGTATGAGGGCGCTAATCCACTGCATGCCAGCACGTGACGCCCAGTCAATCAACACTTCTTTCACCTCCATCACTGCATGAAGAGGAAATTTCAACACCTGTGGGTATGaagaaaattatttgtttagccaaaaataatttttagtacACTATAACATTGGCTGTGTCTCAAAACATAGCGAGTTGCTTTACTAAATAGTAGTGATGTCAACTGTCAGAAATATTAAGAATTTGTTGTCAAAGGGATAATCCaccaaaaaaaagaacatgTCATTAGCCGGATTTCCATCACCCTATTTTAatgcgcattttgaagtatcgcatgagaaacgagtgatggaaataccaaatttctaataaatattccttaattcgcaaaaaaagtttttacgctcgtttgaggtggtttttgacttgtgcgaaAAAGGGTTGATGCAAGTAATGggaaatgaaaatgcattttgcgaataaattcctccaagcacatcaaaaaagtcatgtgactttgcgctaTGGGACGGCAAAACCTGACTAACCAGCAGGCCAATGTCATTCCACAACATCTGAAATCTTGTTATGGTTATTCTCAAATGCCCGAGCAAAGTCTGTTGTCAAAGTATTTCTCTAATTGCCTCCCAGAAATGTCATACACGACTGTGTTCCCAAATAGCAGCAtccacctccgaaagcaatgaccGCATTCATTGTGTTTCatctgctcgctctgaggcacaaataatttattatatatgaaaatgattatattttccTACGTTTCTTATTGATTTATAGTGCAGGTTTATCAGGATGTGAcgtttttgttctctttgactcgtaggatggaaacggtgcttgttcgcaaatgttttatgcgatattccagttttgcgcgttagttaaattcgcaactttggatggaaacccagctattgtcttccaaacccgtaagactttcgttcaCTCTCAAAACATAAATTTTTGCCTATCCATTGAAAATCCACACAACCAAAATGTTTAATTGCTTGATACAGGAGAATGGCATGAGGTTGGTTTTCATGCATCAAGCAAGCATGTTTCAGCTTCTGTGGATGTACTTGATGTGCTCTATGTAGGTGTGTTGATCAGTCATCCACTCTACCATTTTTATGTGAATCAAAAGCCTAAATTATATCTGTTCAACTTAAAAAATAAGTGACAAAACTCGGATTAAACCACTCAATTCAGATGGATTTGGAAataaattttttcatttttggataaattgtccattaaaattaatttaatttgagtGCTACATTAATTCTGCAAAACAGAGAACGTCAAACATCATATATATGTGGCCTACTTTTAGGTAACAATATGTACAAAAAATACAGACAATACtctttattaaaatttattttttgtgttgtgGTTTAATATTTGATCACTGTTTTGGCAGTGAACCATTTATAGGGAAATGCTCTAACACTGATGATGCTGAACATGCCAAATGTCCGATTGTGTCGCAGACATGGAATAACATGCATTGCTAATGACTGTATAAGCAATGATTTCTACCAAACTAAAGATGCATCGTTTCATCCAATAAATGTGGTATCGGCACATTAGCCAATATCCTGTGTGTAAGGTGTAATCAGCACCTATTGTCTATGAAGAGCATCTAATATCAGTTACTTAGGAGATTCCACTTTTGTTAGGATACCATTTGTGTGGACAGCTGGCCATGTAGGCAGTACACAATGAGTCAGCTCGCCAAGTTTTCACATACATAGATTTAAGCAGAAATGTAATAACACCTTCTGATGCAAAGGCAGTTCATCTGGGTTCTTTACTGGCCCttcatcatcgtcatcatcatcacccACGACCCCTTCCATGGCAGGAGTTGGGGAAATACCCTCAGCATATTGTTTAGTATTCTCAACAAACTTTTCTACACCAACATAATCAACCCCTGCCAGAGAACAGACACACAAATTAGGAATATTATATGCATATTACCACATATGCAATAAAAGTCTAAAAAATAATACACTCTAAAAGGAAAGATAACACAACGCAATCACCATCTCTTGAGACCAAACTCTCCAAAACCTTTCTTTGTTTCTGTGTTGGGGTTGCGAGAGGACTGCTGGGAGCACCATCTAGAGGAGGAGGACACACAAGCATGTTAAATGTTCTGGAGATATTTACAGTCGACACTGTTGATTTACGGAAAAGAACTGCATGAAGAtccttcatttttttattaagttataaATTCTAACAGCATACAGGTTGGGGACAACACAACGGTAATGACAGAACATTGTCCAAACTGGTTGATCACAACAACAGATTGCTGATGTTTCACCTGTCTCAGTGTTGAGCTGGCTCACATTTTCCAGAAGTTCAGCGGCAGTGATGTTTTTCTTCCTCTCTGGATTGAGTTTCCAGTACATTAACAGAGCTGCTTTCCTTACACTGCGCTGAAAACGAGATTCACATGCCAGGGAACACACCTCCTCTCTGTTCTCAGCTGTGATGCCTggcacaggcacacacacacacacacacacacacacacacacacacacacattaatccATTATGAATTCAGTACAGGCAAAGGGATGTCATATCTTTATAATCTAGATATCATAATAAGTATCTGCTTTACCCCTTCTTTCATGCAGGCAGCGCTGTAGCAGTTTCACGGCATCTTTCCGTCCATTTTTTGCCGCCTGGAGCAGCCATGTAACGGCAGTAACAGAATTCACTTCCTCATCTTCTTGCTCAGCTAATCTCAAGTAATACCTGCCAATCTGTCCAAAAACACAGTGTAAGTTTTTGTAATTACTATAAAGATGTGTAGTGTGTTTGTTGCATTCAGACCTCCATCTGTGCTTTGGTGTCTCCATTCTTTGCCCTCTGTTTAAGATCATCTATGCTCAGTTCCTCTGGGATTTCCCCTAGAAAATGAAATGAAGCACATTTACAAATAGCCTCATATTCATATTATGCTGTCACAACAAATATGTATAGTGGCAAACCAGTCCAGTTTATACTAAAGTTCgagttcgattgcttcagtctgttgtgctgctgagaggtttgtgtttgtagctccgtgtaccttcgctttttattgaatctctaccttactttcaatcccttttgtctaaagtgataatatataacttaattcccaccatatttctggtgttatctttcaaacaaatctaactaatttgatcgttctcctttaaaaaccgcgagtgcagcttgttagcccgttagcttgtcacttgcggtgccatttgcatttctattcgcgcctattattattttattttttcctcgctccgtttttcacgagctcatcaaacaacagtggtaagtggtaagttaagttggtatcattcagcaatcacggtgagtaatggcttcttctcctgctattgttgtttgcactgtttgccacatgtatagtttatctgtctctgtcagcagcgagggattcacatgtgataaatgcagggaaatagttaggctgacagagaaggttttagaactagagacacgcatccaaactttagttgaggacagtaagaatgtgagggctgtagatactgctttggatgcgactagctcaggagtcctgtacattgttcggtttcggttgagcccgtgcagcagggcaactgggtgacagtgagacAGTgacatagtcgcgggtcaaaacaccactcttccgttccgatcagaacatcaaacaggttctccccactcagtgaagcacccactgagaaacctgatgaaagtgctctagttattggcgattctattgtacggaacgtgaaaatagagacaccagccaccatagtccattgtttaccaggagccagagcgcctgacatcttggcaaatttaaaagtgctgactaatgctaaacgtaaattcagtaagattgttatccacatcggcgctaatgatgttcgacttagcggtcggagatcaccaaaaataatgttaaagaggtgtgtgaacttgcaagtacgatgtcagacactgtaatatgctctggtccgctcctgcttaccgtggtgatgagattcatagcagactgtcgtcacttaatggctggatgtctaagtggtgcccgcaaaataacataggctttatagacaattggaagaatttttggggcagacctgacctgttgaaaagagatggtgttcatccctcctggggtggtgccgctcttctctctagaaatatggcacatagttttagagtttgtacttgactaactggagcccaggtcaggaagcagacagactggctaaaccgaccgtctgctagccgcctcacatcaccaaagtcagttaactctcagcacatagaaactttttcacctagatatcactctatagagactgtgtctgttcccgaactagaaaatacagaaaacatccaaaccaaagtaatagtaacaatttaattgatgttcaacaaatagaaaacgatataatacagataaacacatgataaagcttggcttattaaatattagatccctttcttcaaaagcactttttgtaaatgatatgttcactgaccataaactagatgtgctttgtctgacagaaacctggctaaaacaagatgattacattactttaaacgagtctacaccccaagattactgttacaaacatgaaccggcgtccaaaaggtaaaggggaggtgttgctacaatttatagaaatattttcagtatctctcagaggttgggtttcaagtataattcgttcaagtaatggtgcttcatataacgttatccaaagaaacaagtgttaatgataaatccctgtgatgtttgtactggctactgtatacaggccaccagggcaccatacagactttattaaagaattttctgatcttctatcggagttagtgctgactgcagataaagtcctaatcgttggtgattttaatatccatgttgataatgacagagattcgttgggatcagcatttatagacattctaaactcaattggtgttaaacaacacgtgtcaggacc harbors:
- the wfs1b gene encoding wolframin, which gives rise to MDVSLLESPLPSPASRVPTAFSASGHTIHPASSSSMPSPSPSTMTSPPHHASQTGRSQLNATSNSHTAFPGQSSFPLQGEIPEELSIDDLKQRAKNGDTKAQMEIGRYYLRLAEQEDEEVNSVTAVTWLLQAAKNGRKDAVKLLQRCLHERRGITAENREEVCSLACESRFQRSVRKAALLMYWKLNPERKKNITAAELLENVSQLNTETDGAPSSPLATPTQKQRKVLESLVSRDGVDYVGVEKFVENTKQYAEGISPTPAMEGVVGDDDDDDEGPVKNPDELPLHQKVLKFPLHAVMEVKEVLIDWASRAGMQWISALIPTHHINALIFFFIISNLTLEFFVLVIPLIIFYLSFVSMVICTLRVFQNSKAWENFRALTAMLSHFEPGIDLEQAESNFTWNHLESYLYFLLSAFFLILSFPVADKSWLPCSELATVAIFFTVSSYLSLRPIAQQHAKFALLSQVASTISAFMNQLLGGWVGRIVGGTWLSMHLGDQLVLHVGVPCVLYLYLLYLCSRMATAGGARGTYCVLLPYLVCFIWFELSVTLLQESTLLGLMRTAVGYLLFFFALPVLSLALAAVMLVQLVQWFLALELKKMIVTVCVCVLPVLLRWWTRFSVSPLAVLRSLRHSSVVKLILVWISALVLFSWFYVYRSEGMKVYNSTLTWQEYSDLCGPRAWKERNMAHAQILCSHLEGHRVTWEGRFKYVRVTEIENGVQAVINLLPVFIADWVRCLYGEEYPACEETQTGPAEPLCQLKALAKHKCHVKRFDYYKFEVTLGMPQKGRNGAHDFDDATKDIVLRASNEFRHVLLALSSGSVVEFSTVLEGRLGSKWPVFELKALRCKTCASPLVPIQQQVKIEQDWRVSARKAFAFAFNFLFHPLLSAEVDGTVATTDVSV